A genomic segment from Anas platyrhynchos isolate ZD024472 breed Pekin duck chromosome 5, IASCAAS_PekinDuck_T2T, whole genome shotgun sequence encodes:
- the BMP4 gene encoding bone morphogenetic protein 4 isoform X1 codes for MIPGNRMLMVILLCQVLLGGTNHASLIPETGRKKVAELQGQQAGSGRRSAQSHELLRGFETTLLQMFGLRRRPQPSKSAVIPSYMLDLYRLQSGEEEESLQEISLQYPERSTSRANTVRSFHHEEHLETVPGPSEAPWIRFVFNLSSVPENEVISSAELRLYREQVEEPSAAWERGFHRINIYEVMKPLSERAQAITRLLDTRLVHHNVTRWETFDVSPAVIRWTKDKQPNHGLVIEVTHLHHAQTHQGKHVRISRSLPQGRGDWAQLRPLLVTFGHDGRGHALTRRARRSPKHQRSRKNKKNCRRHALYVDFSDVGWNDWIVAPPGYQAFYCHGDCPFPLADHLNSTNHAIVQTLVNSVNSSIPKACCVPTELSAISMLYLDEYDKVVLKNYQEMVVEGCGCR; via the exons ATGATTCCTGGTAACCGAATGCTGATGGTCATCCTACTATGCCAAGTCCTGCTAGGAGGTACCAACCATGCTAGCCTGATACCCGAGACCGGCAGGAAGAAAGTCGCCGAGCTTCAGGGACAACAAGCCGGATCCGGACGCcgctctgcccaaagccatgaaCTCTTGCGGGGTTTCGAAACAACTCTGCTGCAGATGTTTGGGCTGCGAAGGCGGCCTCAGCCCAGCAAGTCAGCCGTCATCCCTTCTTACATGCTGGATCTCTACCGGCTCCAGTccggggaagaggaggaaagccTCCAGGAAATTAGCCTGCAGTACCCCGAGAGATCGACCAGCCGGGCAAACACCGTGAGGAGTTTCCACCATGAAG AGCACCTGGAGACCGTCCCGGGCCCCAGCGAGGCTCCCTGGATCCGTTTCGTCTTCAACCTCAGCAGCGTGCCGGAAAACGAGGTGATCTCCTCGGCGGAGCTGCGGCTGTACCGGGAGCAGGTGGAGGAGCCGAGCGCGGCGTGGGAGAGGGGCTTCCACCGGATAAACATTTACGAAGTGATGAAGCCGCTGTCGGAGCGCGCCCAGGCCATTACGCGCCTGTTGGACACGCGGCTGGTGCACCACAACGTGACGCGCTGGGAGACCTTTGATGTGAGCCCGGCCGTGATCCGGTGGACCAAGGACAAGCAGCCGAACCACGGGCTGGTGATCGAGGTGACCCACCTCCACCACGCACAGACTCATCAGGGCAAACACGTCAGGATTAGCCGATCTTTACCTCAAGGGCGCGGGGACTGGGCTCAGCTCAGGCCGCTCCTGGTCACTTTTGGGCACGACGGGCGAGGCCACGCGCTGACCCGCAGAGCCCGCCGGAGCCCCAAGCACCAGCGTTCCcgcaagaacaaaaaaaactgCCGCCGCCATGCCCTCTATGTGGATTTCAGCGACGTGGGCTGGAACGACTGGATCGTGGCTCCCCCGGGCTACCAGGCGTTTTACTGCCACGGGGACTGCCCCTTCCCTCTGGCCGACCACCTCAACTCCACCAACCACGCCATTGTGCAGACGCTGGTCAACTCCGTCAACTCCAGCATCCCCAAGGCCTGCTGCGTGCCCACGGAGCTGAGCGCCATCTCCATGCTCTACCTGGATGAGTATGACAAGGTGGTCCTGAAAAACTACCAGGAGATGGTGGTGGAGGGGTGCGGGTGCCGCTga
- the BMP4 gene encoding bone morphogenetic protein 4 precursor (The RefSeq protein has 3 substitutions compared to this genomic sequence), translating to MIPGNRMLMVILLCQVLLGGTNHASLIPETGRKKVAELQGQQAGSGRRSAQSHELLRGFETTLLQMFGLRRRPQPSKSAVIPTYMLDLYRLQSGEEEESLQEISLQYPERSTSRANTVRSFHHEEHLETVPGPSEAPWIRFVFNLSSAPENEVISSAELRLYREQVEEPSAAWERGFHRINIYEVMKPLSERAQAITRLLDTRPVHHNVTRWETFDVSPAVIRWTKDKQPNHGLVIEVTHLHHAQTHQGKHVRISRSLPQGRGDWAQLRPLLVTFGHDGRGHALTRRARRSPKHQRSRKNKKNCRRHALYVDFSDVGWNDWIVAPPGYQAFYCHGDCPFPLADHLNSTNHAIVQTLVNSVNSSIPKACCVPTELSAISMLYLDEYDKVVLKNYQEMVVEGCGCR from the exons ATGATTCCTGGTAACCGAATGCTGATGGTCATCCTACTATGCCAAGTCCTGCTAGGAGGTACCAACCATGCTAGCCTGATACCCGAGACCGGCAGGAAGAAAGTCGCCGAGCTTCAGGGACAACAAGCCGGATCCGGACGCcgctctgcccaaagccatgaaCTCTTGCGGGGTTTCGAAACAACTCTGCTGCAGATGTTTGGGCTGCGAAGGCGGCCTCAGCCCAGCAAGTCAGCCGTCATCCCTTCTTACATGCTGGATCTCTACCGGCTCCAGTccggggaagaggaggaaagccTCCAGGAAATTAGCCTGCAGTACCCCGAGAGATCGACCAGCCGGGCAAACACCGTGAGGAGTTTCCACCATGAAG AGCACCTGGAGACCGTCCCGGGCCCCAGCGAGGCTCCCTGGATCCGTTTCGTCTTCAACCTCAGCAGCGTGCCGGAAAACGAGGTGATCTCCTCGGCGGAGCTGCGGCTGTACCGGGAGCAGGTGGAGGAGCCGAGCGCGGCGTGGGAGAGGGGCTTCCACCGGATAAACATTTACGAAGTGATGAAGCCGCTGTCGGAGCGCGCCCAGGCCATTACGCGCCTGTTGGACACGCGGCTGGTGCACCACAACGTGACGCGCTGGGAGACCTTTGATGTGAGCCCGGCCGTGATCCGGTGGACCAAGGACAAGCAGCCGAACCACGGGCTGGTGATCGAGGTGACCCACCTCCACCACGCACAGACTCATCAGGGCAAACACGTCAGGATTAGCCGATCTTTACCTCAAGGGCGCGGGGACTGGGCTCAGCTCAGGCCGCTCCTGGTCACTTTTGGGCACGACGGGCGAGGCCACGCGCTGACCCGCAGAGCCCGCCGGAGCCCCAAGCACCAGCGTTCCcgcaagaacaaaaaaaactgCCGCCGCCATGCCCTCTATGTGGATTTCAGCGACGTGGGCTGGAACGACTGGATCGTGGCTCCCCCGGGCTACCAGGCGTTTTACTGCCACGGGGACTGCCCCTTCCCTCTGGCCGACCACCTCAACTCCACCAACCACGCCATTGTGCAGACGCTGGTCAACTCCGTCAACTCCAGCATCCCCAAGGCCTGCTGCGTGCCCACGGAGCTGAGCGCCATCTCCATGCTCTACCTGGATGAGTATGACAAGGTGGTCCTGAAAAACTACCAGGAGATGGTGGTGGAGGGGTGCGGGTGCCGCTga